One genomic segment of Candidatus Ozemobacteraceae bacterium includes these proteins:
- a CDS encoding metalloregulator ArsR/SmtB family transcription factor, with protein MNNSIFTITAEALPLIAESLKALGHPLRLRLFEALADGEKPVGRLAELLDLPQAIVSQQLRIMKTSGVVKQRRHHTNSLYSLAHEGLLQLLNCLSKCQSHCVPAGRSDGADNRRHETHLRRNEQ; from the coding sequence ATGAATAATTCGATTTTTACGATCACCGCCGAGGCGTTGCCTCTGATCGCCGAAAGCCTCAAAGCGCTCGGCCATCCGTTGCGATTGCGCCTGTTCGAGGCTCTCGCCGACGGGGAAAAGCCGGTCGGCAGGCTGGCTGAACTGCTCGATCTGCCCCAGGCGATCGTGTCCCAGCAGTTGCGAATCATGAAAACCAGCGGCGTGGTGAAACAGAGGCGTCACCACACGAATTCCCTGTATTCGCTTGCCCATGAAGGGCTGCTGCAGCTTCTGAACTGCCTTTCGAAATGCCAGTCCCACTGCGTTCCGGCTGGCCGCTCCGACGGGGCGGACAACCGCCGCCACGAAACTCATCTGAGGAGGAATGAACAATGA